Genomic window (Candidatus Beckwithbacteria bacterium):
TGGTTTTAACTGCGATGAAATTGCAATATATTCTTGATTTAAAGTATAGACTTTACCAATAATTACTCTTGACATAGTTTCATACCCTAAAACCCGAAAATCGGTTTCTTTTTTTTCAAAACGTTTAGAGATTTCAAACAAATCTCCCAAGGTTGGGTTAGAAGCATTATTGATATCATCCATATGATTTTGTAGCCAACCCACTTCATCATCAATACTAGCACTTAATTTTTCTTTATCATCCTTAGAAATACCCAGATTTGATTGCAGTTTAAATTTAAGGGCCAATAAATAGGTTCGCATAACTTGTGCTCTTTGAGCCAGTAATGTCCTAGTTTTTTCAATAGCTATATTTTGTGAAGCTAAACTATTGGTTTGTAAAAATTCATCTCTAGCAGTTTCATATTCAGGATACAGTTGCCGATATTTTTCATATTGGTATTCAAAATCAGAAATCAACCGATCCTCAGCAAAAATAGGCGAAACAATTAATAATTGAACACTTATAAGTAGTAAAAATAAGATAGTGATTTTTTGCCAGACAAATTTCATATTATTTTGCACTTTGGGCTTTTTCTGCCCAGTAGTTATTAGCTCGAAGCAAAGAGTCAAATGTCCCAGCATCTTCCCAAAACCCATTTATTATTTTAGCTGTTAATTCACCTTTTTCAAAATAGGTGTTATTGATTGCTGGAGATCCAAGATAGCTAGTCATTTCTATCTCACCTCTCTGAGAAGGCGTTAACGATTTAGCAATATCACAAACTCGATTATCAAAAACATAAAAACCAACAGAGGCATAATTGCTTTTAGGGTTTTGAGGCTTTTCTTCAATAGATAAAACTTTTCCCGTATTATCAAATTCAATAATTCCATATCTCTCAGGATCAGGTACTTCTTTTACAAAGTTCAGTCCTCCATTCTTAAAGCTTTGTATTTCTTTAGAAAAATCATAATCAAAAATATTATCACCTAAAATTAGAGCTACGCTGTCATCGCCAACAAAGCGTTCACCAACAATAAAAGCATCGGCTAAACCTCGAGCTTCTTCCTGAATTTCATAGCTAAACCTACAATTAAATTCTTTTCCTGATCCTAAGAGGTGCAAAAAATGCCCAGCATAATCAGGAGCAATGATAATTAAAATATCTTTAATGCCTGCTTTCAAAAGAGTTTCTAAGGGATAATAGATCATGGGTTTGTCGTAAACAGGAAGTAATTGTTTGGAAGTAACCAGCGTCAAAGGTCGAAGTCTTGTTGCTTTGCCTCCGGCTAAAATAATGCCTTTCATAGGTTAAAAATAAGTGGCAGCCTTATGTCCGTAAAATAAGAGTTAATAATAGTGCCATTGCTAGACTGGCTACTAAAGTATATTCTAATACAATTTTAGGATGAAAATCACCCTCATGTGCATGATGAAGCGTTCCCCAGAGAATATAAAATAAACCAGTCCCAATAATGATAGCTACTTGC
Coding sequences:
- a CDS encoding NTP transferase domain-containing protein, which translates into the protein MKGIILAGGKATRLRPLTLVTSKQLLPVYDKPMIYYPLETLLKAGIKDILIIIAPDYAGHFLHLLGSGKEFNCRFSYEIQEEARGLADAFIVGERFVGDDSVALILGDNIFDYDFSKEIQSFKNGGLNFVKEVPDPERYGIIEFDNTGKVLSIEEKPQNPKSNYASVGFYVFDNRVCDIAKSLTPSQRGEIEMTSYLGSPAINNTYFEKGELTAKIINGFWEDAGTFDSLLRANNYWAEKAQSAK